The following are encoded in a window of Pseudomonas multiresinivorans genomic DNA:
- a CDS encoding LysR family transcriptional regulator: MQYRLEYADLALVLALVRGGSLARASELLEVDVSTVFRAVRRLEKALGTALFEKGRNGYLATATAQQLATQAELAEQALEAARLGLEQGHDVLSGTVRLTCSDTVLQGLLLPALARFMKRYPALNLELTTSNAFANLSRRDADIALRLTNAPPEHLVGRKLGEVHYVLCAHRDYLAEQGERPWQDMSWIAPDDFLPDHSSVAWRRQAYPSVLPAYRCNSMLSVLDLCRAGLGLAALPAFLLRPDDGLQVLEPALPGCSIHLWLLTRPDCRALRAVVTLFEELAGSIRLPA; this comes from the coding sequence ATGCAATACCGTCTGGAATACGCCGATCTCGCCCTGGTGCTGGCGCTGGTGCGCGGGGGCAGCCTTGCCCGTGCCTCGGAATTGCTCGAGGTAGATGTTTCCACCGTATTCCGCGCTGTGCGCAGGCTGGAGAAGGCGCTGGGCACCGCGCTTTTTGAGAAGGGTCGCAACGGCTACCTGGCGACCGCCACCGCACAGCAACTGGCAACCCAGGCGGAACTGGCCGAGCAGGCGCTGGAAGCGGCACGCCTGGGGCTGGAGCAGGGGCACGACGTGCTCAGTGGCACCGTGCGCCTGACCTGTTCCGATACCGTGTTGCAGGGCCTGCTCCTGCCTGCATTGGCGCGCTTCATGAAGCGCTACCCGGCGCTCAACCTGGAGCTGACCACTTCCAACGCCTTCGCCAACCTCAGTCGCCGCGATGCCGACATCGCCCTGCGCCTGACCAATGCGCCGCCGGAGCATCTGGTGGGACGCAAGCTGGGCGAGGTGCACTACGTCCTCTGTGCCCATCGCGATTATCTGGCTGAGCAGGGCGAACGCCCCTGGCAGGACATGAGCTGGATCGCCCCGGATGACTTTCTCCCCGACCACTCCAGTGTTGCCTGGCGCCGCCAGGCTTACCCCTCGGTGCTGCCGGCCTACCGCTGCAACAGCATGCTGTCGGTGCTGGACCTGTGCCGCGCGGGCCTGGGGTTGGCGGCGCTGCCGGCGTTTCTGCTGCGCCCGGACGACGGCTTGCAGGTGCTGGAGCCGGCACTGCCCGGCTGCAGCATCCATCTCTGGCTGCTGACCCGGCCGGACTGCCGGGCCTTGCGGGCAGTAGTGACGTTGTTCGAGGAGCTGGCCGGCAGCATTCGCCTGCCGGCCTGA
- a CDS encoding antibiotic biosynthesis monooxygenase family protein codes for MIACTPQPPYYAVTFTSYRTELDEGYGATAERMLELAAQQDGFLGVESARGADGLGITVSYWRDEAAIRHWKQQAEHRMAQQAGRRDWYSAFRVRISRVEREYGFER; via the coding sequence ATGATCGCCTGCACACCGCAACCGCCGTACTACGCCGTGACCTTCACCTCCTACCGTACCGAACTGGACGAAGGCTACGGCGCCACCGCCGAGCGCATGCTCGAACTGGCGGCGCAGCAGGACGGCTTCCTGGGCGTCGAGTCCGCCCGCGGCGCCGACGGCCTGGGTATCACCGTGTCCTACTGGCGCGACGAAGCCGCCATCCGCCACTGGAAGCAGCAGGCCGAACACCGCATGGCCCAGCAGGCAGGGCGCCGCGACTGGTACAGCGCGTTCCGCGTACGTATCAGCCGGGTCGAGCGCGAATACGGTTTCGAACGCTGA
- a CDS encoding glutamine amidotransferase-related protein: protein MGKRRKTLRIGLIGDRDSRVTAHWAIPLALQQSLLPHSGTLRVDWLDTPRLAEGLELEAYSGFWCIPGSPYLNTEGALRAIRFAREREVPFLGTCGGFQHALLERARHVLGWSDAAHGELEPEATQQVVHALPCSLLEVSETIRLTPGSNLAAIYGLPEIREGYRCSYGVNPEFQDALFGGSLRACAHGEDDSIRALEAADHPFFVATLFQPERKALAGIAVPLAEAFLSAAFRHQSSRIGSPA, encoded by the coding sequence ATGGGAAAACGTCGTAAAACACTGCGGATCGGCCTGATCGGCGACCGCGACAGCCGCGTCACCGCCCACTGGGCGATACCCCTGGCCCTGCAGCAATCGCTGCTGCCGCATTCGGGCACCCTGCGCGTGGACTGGCTGGATACCCCACGCCTCGCCGAAGGCCTGGAACTGGAAGCGTACTCGGGCTTCTGGTGCATCCCCGGCAGCCCCTACCTGAACACCGAAGGTGCCTTGCGTGCGATCCGCTTCGCCCGCGAACGCGAGGTGCCTTTCCTCGGCACCTGCGGTGGCTTCCAGCACGCCCTGCTGGAGCGCGCTCGCCATGTACTGGGCTGGAGCGACGCGGCACATGGGGAACTGGAGCCGGAGGCGACGCAGCAGGTGGTCCACGCGCTGCCCTGCTCCCTGCTGGAAGTCAGCGAGACCATTCGCCTCACGCCCGGTTCGAATCTGGCGGCCATTTATGGGCTGCCGGAAATTCGTGAAGGTTACCGCTGCAGCTACGGCGTGAACCCCGAGTTCCAGGACGCCCTGTTCGGCGGCTCGCTGCGCGCCTGCGCCCATGGCGAGGACGACAGCATCCGCGCGCTGGAAGCCGCCGACCATCCCTTTTTCGTCGCCACCTTGTTCCAGCCCGAGCGCAAGGCCCTGGCCGGCATTGCCGTACCGCTGGCCGAGGCATTCCTGTCCGCCGCGTTCCGCCATCAATCCAGCCGAATCGGGAGTCCCGCATGA
- a CDS encoding LysR family transcriptional regulator, protein MESLISIECFVRSAEAGSFAAAARRLGLTPAAVSKNVARLENNLGVRLFQRSTRSLTLTESGERFLDEASGGLASLQSAIANLASADGQPSGALKVSMGLVFGRDYILPLLGDFLGRYPAIRPDWHFDNRQVDLIAEGFDAAIGGGFELPPGVVARKLCPAHLVLLAAPAYLEGRPAIRYPSDLPSYDGIRIRSPQTGRVRPWPLTNRQQAQAPISLKERMTFSDPEAACVAALMGLGVTLVSMQHAVPYIDSGRLVRVLPDWYVDAGNTALYYAAQKLLPAKTRVFVDYVIEHFRSYGLERKFSAI, encoded by the coding sequence ATGGAAAGCCTGATCAGTATCGAATGCTTCGTCCGCAGCGCCGAGGCCGGCAGCTTTGCCGCCGCCGCGCGACGCCTGGGGCTCACGCCGGCGGCGGTAAGCAAGAACGTGGCGCGACTGGAGAACAACCTGGGCGTCCGGCTGTTCCAGCGTAGTACCCGCAGCCTGACCCTGACCGAATCCGGCGAGCGTTTTCTCGATGAAGCCAGCGGCGGCCTGGCCAGCCTGCAGAGCGCCATCGCCAACCTGGCCAGCGCCGACGGCCAACCCAGCGGGGCGCTGAAAGTCAGCATGGGGCTGGTGTTCGGCCGCGACTACATCCTGCCGCTGCTGGGGGACTTCCTCGGGCGCTACCCGGCGATACGCCCGGACTGGCACTTCGACAACCGCCAGGTCGATCTCATCGCCGAAGGCTTCGACGCAGCCATCGGCGGCGGCTTCGAGCTGCCGCCCGGCGTGGTGGCGCGCAAGCTGTGCCCGGCACACCTGGTGCTGCTGGCGGCGCCTGCCTACCTCGAGGGGCGCCCGGCGATCCGTTATCCGTCGGACCTGCCCAGCTATGACGGTATCCGCATCCGCTCGCCACAGACCGGCCGCGTGCGCCCCTGGCCGCTGACCAACCGCCAGCAGGCACAGGCACCGATTTCATTGAAGGAGCGCATGACCTTCAGCGACCCGGAAGCCGCCTGCGTGGCCGCCTTGATGGGCCTGGGGGTCACCCTGGTGAGCATGCAGCACGCCGTGCCATACATCGACAGCGGCCGCCTGGTTCGCGTGCTGCCGGACTGGTACGTGGACGCTGGCAACACCGCGCTCTACTACGCCGCCCAGAAGTTGCTGCCAGCGAAGACCCGGGTATTCGTCGACTACGTGATCGAGCATTTCCGCAGCTACGGCCTGGAGCGGAAGTTCAGCGCCATCTGA
- a CDS encoding I78 family peptidase inhibitor yields MPSNPRSLNRALLALLAAAALAGCSSKDASSDAAQSAADNPPALTGTCNAKAVQSIVGKVVTPTLTEEARRDAGASVARVLTPHQPVTMEYNSQRLNIDVDDNQVVKQVSCG; encoded by the coding sequence ATGCCCTCGAACCCCAGATCCTTGAACCGCGCTCTGCTGGCGCTTCTGGCGGCAGCCGCTCTGGCCGGCTGCAGCTCCAAGGATGCTTCGTCCGATGCCGCGCAATCGGCGGCGGACAATCCGCCGGCCCTGACCGGCACCTGCAACGCCAAGGCGGTGCAGTCGATCGTCGGCAAGGTCGTCACCCCGACCCTGACCGAGGAAGCCCGCCGTGATGCGGGCGCCAGCGTCGCCCGTGTGCTCACCCCGCACCAGCCGGTGACCATGGAATACAACTCGCAGCGCCTGAACATCGACGTCGATGACAACCAGGTGGTGAAGCAGGTCTCCTGCGGCTGA
- a CDS encoding 3-oxoacyl-ACP reductase family protein, with protein sequence MTTTQTLAGKVAFVQGGSRGIGAATVQRLAREGAAVAFTYVSSAQKAEDLAASIEAAGGRALALQADSADAASVQQAIDTAAQRFGGIDILVNNAGVLAIAPVEEFSLEDLDRTLAVNVRSVFVAIQAAARHMGQGGRIITIGSTNADRMPFGGGAVYAMSKSAIVGLTKGLARDLGPRGITVNNVQPGPVDTDMNPADSDFAASLMDLMAVGRYGRAEEIAAFVAYLAGPEAGYITGASLTIDGGFGA encoded by the coding sequence ATGACCACCACTCAAACCCTCGCCGGCAAAGTCGCTTTCGTACAGGGCGGCTCCCGCGGCATTGGCGCCGCCACCGTGCAACGCCTGGCCCGTGAAGGCGCCGCCGTGGCCTTCACCTACGTCAGCTCGGCGCAGAAGGCCGAAGACCTCGCCGCCAGCATCGAAGCCGCCGGCGGCCGAGCCCTGGCGCTGCAAGCCGACAGCGCGGATGCCGCGTCCGTGCAGCAGGCCATCGACACCGCCGCCCAGCGCTTTGGCGGTATCGACATCCTGGTGAACAACGCCGGCGTGCTGGCCATCGCCCCGGTCGAAGAGTTCAGCCTGGAAGACCTCGACCGCACCCTGGCGGTGAACGTGCGCAGCGTCTTCGTCGCTATCCAGGCCGCCGCGCGGCACATGGGGCAGGGCGGGCGCATCATCACCATCGGCAGCACCAACGCCGACCGCATGCCCTTTGGCGGCGGCGCCGTCTATGCCATGAGCAAGTCGGCCATCGTCGGCCTGACCAAGGGCCTGGCCCGTGACCTCGGCCCGCGTGGCATCACCGTGAACAATGTGCAGCCCGGCCCGGTGGACACCGACATGAACCCGGCCGACAGCGACTTCGCGGCATCCCTGATGGACCTGATGGCGGTCGGCCGTTATGGCCGTGCAGAAGAAATCGCGGCCTTCGTTGCCTACCTGGCGGGCCCTGAAGCCGGCTACATCACCGGCGCCAGCCTGACCATCGACGGCGGCTTTGGCGCCTGA